The Buttiauxella selenatireducens genome has a window encoding:
- a CDS encoding aspartate:alanine antiporter codes for MNINVADLLSGNYILLLFVVLTLGLCLGKLRLGPVQLGNSIGVLVVSLILGQQHFSINTDALNLGFMLFIFCVGVEAGPNFFSIFFRDGKNYLMLALVMVGTAMLLALGLGKLFGWDIGLTAGMLAGSMTSTPVLVGAGDTLRHSGVAGTQLAASLDNLSLGYALTYLIGLVSLIVGARYLPKLQHQDLQTSAQQIARERGLDTDAARKVYLPVIRAYRVGSELVAWADGKNLRELGIYRQTGCYIERIRRNGILANPDGDAVLQKGDEIALVGYPDAHSRLDPSFRNGKEVFDRDLLDMRIVTEEIVVKNHNAVGRRLGQLKLTDHGCFLNRVIRSQIEMPIDDNIVLNKGDVLQVSGDARRVKTVAERIGFISIHSQITDLLAFCAFFIIGLMIGMITFQFSSFSFGVGNAAGLLFAGIMLGFLRANHPTFGYIPQGALNMVKEFGLMVFMAGVGLSAGSGIGNGLGAVGGQMLIAGLIVSLVPVVICFLFGAYVLRMNRALLFGAMMGARTCAPAMEIISDTARSNIPALGYAGTYAIANVLLTLAGTLIVIIWPGL; via the coding sequence GTGAATATAAACGTCGCAGATTTGTTAAGCGGGAATTACATCCTGTTATTATTTGTTGTTCTGACCTTGGGCTTATGCCTGGGGAAATTACGCCTTGGGCCCGTCCAACTGGGTAATTCCATTGGTGTTTTGGTGGTCTCTTTAATACTCGGCCAACAACATTTTTCGATTAACACTGACGCCCTAAATTTGGGTTTCATGCTGTTCATTTTTTGTGTCGGCGTGGAAGCTGGGCCAAACTTTTTTTCAATTTTCTTCCGCGATGGCAAAAATTATCTGATGTTGGCCCTGGTCATGGTCGGCACCGCCATGTTGCTGGCATTAGGCTTGGGGAAACTCTTTGGCTGGGATATCGGCCTTACCGCCGGGATGCTCGCAGGTTCGATGACCTCCACCCCAGTACTGGTGGGTGCAGGTGATACGTTGCGCCATTCGGGGGTCGCAGGTACCCAGCTTGCCGCGTCCCTGGATAACCTTAGCCTCGGTTACGCGCTGACTTATCTTATCGGCCTGGTTAGCCTGATTGTTGGCGCACGCTACTTACCTAAACTTCAGCATCAGGATTTACAAACCAGCGCGCAACAAATCGCTCGGGAGCGCGGGCTGGATACTGACGCCGCTCGCAAAGTGTATCTGCCGGTTATTCGTGCATATCGCGTAGGTTCTGAGCTGGTCGCCTGGGCTGATGGTAAAAATCTGCGTGAGCTCGGTATTTATCGCCAGACCGGTTGCTACATCGAACGTATTCGCCGCAATGGCATTCTGGCGAACCCAGATGGCGACGCAGTGCTGCAAAAAGGTGACGAAATCGCGCTTGTGGGTTATCCGGATGCCCATTCCCGCCTCGACCCAAGTTTCCGTAACGGTAAAGAAGTTTTCGACCGCGACCTGCTGGACATGCGCATTGTCACCGAAGAAATTGTGGTGAAGAATCACAATGCTGTGGGCCGTCGCCTCGGGCAATTAAAGCTGACCGATCACGGCTGCTTCCTCAACCGTGTTATCCGTAGCCAGATTGAAATGCCTATCGACGATAATATCGTGCTCAACAAAGGGGACGTTTTACAAGTCAGCGGAGATGCTCGTCGCGTGAAAACCGTTGCAGAGCGCATCGGGTTTATCTCTATTCACAGCCAAATTACCGACTTACTCGCCTTCTGCGCCTTCTTCATTATTGGCTTGATGATCGGCATGATCACCTTCCAGTTCAGCTCGTTCAGTTTTGGTGTGGGCAATGCGGCAGGCTTACTGTTCGCCGGGATTATGTTGGGCTTCCTGCGAGCCAACCATCCAACCTTCGGCTATATCCCGCAAGGGGCGCTGAATATGGTGAAAGAGTTCGGTTTGATGGTGTTTATGGCAGGCGTTGGTTTAAGCGCAGGCAGCGGCATTGGTAACGGCTTAGGTGCGGTTGGCGGACAAATGTTGATCGCCGGGCTCATCGTCAGCCTGGTTCCGGTCGTGATCTGCTTCTTGTTTGGTGCATACGTTTTACGCATGAACCGCGCATTACTGTTTGGCGCAATGATGGGCGCACGAACCTGCGCACCAGCAATGGAAATCATCAGCGACACCGCGCGTAGCAACATTCCGGCACTGGGCTACGCCGGGACTTACGCTATCGCCAACGTGTTGCTAACCCTCGCGGGGACGCTAATCGTAATCATATGGCCGGGTTTGTGA
- a CDS encoding ogr/Delta-like zinc finger family protein — protein MICPLCGNSAHTRSSFQVSSNTKERYNQCQNINCSHTFITHETYVRSIATPKETNVVQPHPANSGQVAMSIEALPPFCRHQLRWGRVSC, from the coding sequence CTGATTTGTCCATTGTGTGGGAACTCAGCCCATACCCGCAGTAGCTTCCAGGTATCTTCGAACACCAAAGAACGTTACAACCAGTGCCAGAACATAAATTGCAGCCATACGTTCATCACACATGAAACTTATGTGCGCTCCATCGCAACTCCGAAAGAAACTAACGTCGTGCAGCCACATCCTGCCAATTCAGGTCAGGTTGCTATGTCTATTGAGGCGCTGCCGCCATTTTGTCGCCATCAGCTCAGATGGGGTAGGGTAAGTTGCTGA